The following proteins are co-located in the Siansivirga zeaxanthinifaciens CC-SAMT-1 genome:
- a CDS encoding DsbA family oxidoreductase → MNISIWSDIRCPFCYIGKRKFEAALSKFPHKDAITFEWKSFELDPTLETNTNINAINHFIESKGVDADDASEMFNNVTEMASEVGLNFNLNNAVVANSLNAHRLLHFAKTLNRSNELKEALLKAHLEEGKNIDDLEVLIEIASTVGIDKNDAKTVLTSEQYTYDVRQDQMEARNLGINAVPFFVINNKYGISGAQPESVFAKNLEKIWEETNKSPLKMAEVSNDNTCDINGNCN, encoded by the coding sequence ATGAATATAAGTATCTGGTCCGATATTAGATGCCCGTTTTGTTATATTGGTAAAAGAAAATTTGAAGCTGCATTATCTAAATTCCCACATAAAGATGCCATTACATTCGAATGGAAAAGTTTTGAATTAGATCCTACTTTAGAAACAAATACGAACATAAACGCTATCAATCACTTTATAGAATCTAAAGGTGTCGATGCAGATGACGCTTCAGAGATGTTTAATAACGTTACAGAAATGGCTTCAGAAGTAGGTTTAAACTTCAATTTAAATAACGCAGTAGTTGCAAATTCTTTAAACGCCCATCGTTTGTTGCATTTTGCTAAAACTTTAAATCGTTCTAACGAACTAAAAGAAGCCTTACTTAAAGCACATCTGGAAGAAGGAAAAAATATAGACGACTTAGAGGTATTAATTGAAATAGCCTCAACCGTTGGCATTGACAAAAACGATGCAAAAACCGTATTAACATCAGAGCAGTATACCTACGACGTTCGCCAAGACCAGATGGAAGCCAGAAATCTGGGAATTAATGCTGTTCCATTTTTTGTAATAAACAATAAATATGGAATTTCAGGCGCTCAACCAGAAAGCGTTTTTGCCAAAAACCTAGAAAAAATTTGGGAAGAAACGAATAAAAGCCCATTAAAAATGGCCGAAGTTAGCAACGATAATACCTGTGACATAAACGGTAATTGTAATTAA
- a CDS encoding Gfo/Idh/MocA family protein, which yields MSIPFQNRKIRWGIIGLGSIANKFAADLLTIENAELYAVASRNQEKADAFAKNYHAKKAYNSYEALAKDSNVDAVYIATPHALHKENTLLCLENGIAVLCEKPFAMNALEVNDMIAKAKEKNVLLMEALWTYFLPHYQYVLDLFNNKTYGNITKLEADFGFERPYDTSSRLFNKELGGGSLLDIGIYPIFAALSTLGLPKNLEAHATFFENGADSSCSMVFNYSNNVKAYLKSSLIQTLPTQAIFYFEHATVKINTMFHMPTTVSIIKNDKETIKDFNYNTIGYNFEAIHFNQLLMDGKTESDIMTFAISQNIIKMLDTVRQTIGLNY from the coding sequence ATGAGTATTCCCTTTCAAAATAGAAAAATTCGTTGGGGTATTATAGGTTTGGGAAGCATTGCAAACAAGTTTGCAGCCGATTTACTTACCATTGAAAATGCCGAATTATATGCTGTAGCATCTCGTAATCAAGAAAAAGCCGATGCCTTTGCTAAAAATTACCATGCCAAGAAAGCATACAACAGTTACGAAGCCCTGGCTAAAGACTCAAATGTAGATGCCGTTTATATTGCTACCCCACATGCATTACATAAAGAAAACACCTTATTATGTTTAGAAAATGGTATTGCAGTATTATGTGAGAAACCATTTGCCATGAATGCTCTAGAGGTAAATGATATGATTGCTAAAGCAAAAGAAAAAAACGTGCTTTTAATGGAAGCGCTTTGGACTTATTTCCTGCCACACTACCAATATGTACTCGACCTATTTAATAACAAAACCTACGGAAATATCACTAAACTTGAAGCCGACTTTGGCTTTGAAAGACCTTACGATACCAGTAGCAGACTTTTTAACAAAGAGCTTGGTGGAGGAAGCCTTTTAGATATTGGTATCTACCCTATTTTTGCAGCATTATCTACTTTAGGATTACCAAAAAACCTAGAAGCCCATGCTACTTTTTTCGAAAATGGTGCCGACTCCAGCTGTAGTATGGTATTTAATTATTCTAATAATGTAAAGGCGTATTTAAAAAGTTCACTAATACAAACATTACCAACACAAGCCATATTTTATTTCGAACATGCCACTGTAAAAATTAACACCATGTTCCATATGCCTACAACAGTTTCAATAATTAAAAACGATAAAGAAACCATTAAAGATTTCAACTACAATACCATTGGTTACAATTTTGAAGCCATACATTTCAATCAATTGCTTATGGATGGTAAAACCGAAAGCGACATCATGACTTTTGCTATTAGTCAAAACATCATAAAAATGCTTGACACTGTTAGACAAACCATAGGTTTAAATTATTAA